The Ipomoea triloba cultivar NCNSP0323 chromosome 4, ASM357664v1 DNA segment CTGTTTGAGTGTGGAATATTCAAATTCAACTAATTCTAGTGGCAAAATCTCTTGACTTTTGATAAGTGAAAAAAAGAATCTTGGAATTTACCTTTGGAATCCCAGTTTCATCCTCCTTTTCTGCTAACTTAAAGCaattattgttttctttttaaataaatataatgtcattATACTGTCTATGCTTTTTCCTTTGTTGTTGCTATATATCTCAGTATCTGGGTACTAGGCTCTAAAATTGCTACTTGATTTTGCAGAAGACACTTGTAGCCTCTATGTCTGAATATAAAGGAATGGTCCCTGTTACTGTCACCTTCATTGACCGGTTGCTGGCATGCCATAAACACCATTTGTTGGGTGAACACCTCCTCGAGACCTTTGATGAGCATTTACTTCCTAAACTAAAGCTAGACTATAGGTTGGGATCTTACTTCCCAATATTGGAAAAAATTGCTGTGAGTAGTAAAGTTTCACCAAGTGGATTGTTAGAGCACCTTGTGAAGTTCATGTTGTTTCTTATCAAGAAACATGGTCCAGACACAGGGTTGAGATCTTGGTGTCATGGGAGTAAAGTTCTTGGCATTTGTCGAACAATGCTTATGCATCACCATAGCTCTAAGTTATTCCTTGGGCTATCTCGTCTTCTAGCATTTACTTGCCTTTATTTTCCAGATTTGGAAGTTCGTGACAATGCAAGGTACTTCTGTAAGAAAATTCTTTTGGTCCCTCTTTTCCTCCTGCATTTTCttattgttgttgctgttgatgttgtttgtttgtttttttatttttatttttattgacacCTATTTATAAGAGTTATATAGATAGTTGATAAAAGGTGACTAAATGATGAGTTGATGACACATATATGATATACCAGTTTGAGACAGGAGGTTATTATTGTTGATTCATTCACTGATTCATTGTTGATATTTTCACAGAATCTACTTGCGGATGCTCATTTGTATTCCAGGGAAGAAACTTAGAGACATGCTGAACAGTGGGGACCAGTTGCCCGGAGTGTCCCCATCTACCCACTCTAGTCCATTTTTTACTGTTCAGTCTCCTAGATTTTCCCACGACCTCAAGAAATCAAGGAATATATCATCGTATATTCACATTGAGCGTGTGATTCCACTGTTGGTTAAACAATCTTGGTCCTTGTCACTTGCAACCCTGGGTATTGACAACAAGAAACCTGGTTATTTAGAAGCCATCAGGGACACTGAACCAATGAGTGAGCACAAGGAGATAGATAGAAATACTGATCAATCAGTCTCTGAAACCTATGGGACTGATCGGCTGCCAGGAGTGCCAGAGCCCTTACGTGTGATGGATTCCAAGATTTGTCAGATCGTTGACATGTTGAGGAGGCATTTTTCATCTATTCCTGACTTTAGACACATGCCAGGGCTCAGGATTAAAATACCCTGTTCCTTATGGTTTGAATCAGAACCATTCAATCGCATATGGGGTACCAGTATGGCAGCCAATGAATTTGATGGAGTTGATGCACTTCCTGCCATATATGCAGCAGTTTTAAGATTTTCTTCTTCTGCCCCGTATGGGACAATCCCATCATATCATATTCCCTTCCTTCTTGGTCAGCCCCCCAGAAGTTTCAATTCTTTCAACGAAAATAATTCATTAGAGATAGTTCCAGTGGAGAACAGTTCTTATTCTCCAGGAGCAGTGGAAGGCTTCAACACTCATGTTCTGATTGAATTGGAACCACGGGAACCGGTGCCTAGTCTTGTTGACATATTCATCGAAGCAAATACAGCCAGTGGTCAAATCATACAAGGGCAGCTTCATAGTATCACTGTAGGAATAGAGGACATGTTTCTCAAAGCCATTCCTCCAGATGATATCAGTGGAGAAGCAGTACCTGGTTATTACGTACAATTATTCAATGCTTTGTGGGAAGCATGTGGGACATCCACCAGTACTGGGCGAGAGACCTTCGTGTTGAAAGGAGGCAAAGGTGTTGCTGCAATCAGTGGAACCCGATCAGTGAAACTTCTGGAAATTCCAGCAGCATCTCTGATCCAATCTGTTGAGCAATGCTTAGCACCCTTTGTTGTCTGTGTAACCGGTGAGCTTCTTATTAACACTGTGAAAGGCGGGGAAGTTATCAGGGACATTGTCTGGGGGGATACCTCTCCAGATTCCTCAATTGATGATGTCTCGACACAAGAAACAAGTGTCGTTGGAGGGCCTCTTTATCTCAAATACCTGGACGATGAAGACGATGGAGGAGGTAATGCTCAAATTACTAAGAAGAACATGGGGTGCTTTCAGATTCTGATATTCCTGCCACCAAGATTCCATCTCCTCTTCCAAATGGAAGTTTGTGATACCTCTACTCTTGTCCGGATTAGAACTGATCACTGGCCATGCTTGGCTTACATTGATGACTATTTGGAAGCTTTATTTTGTCTATAGCATATCTTTCTACCCTCAGGTTTATTCTTTTCTTCATTGTTGTGACAATGGACACttgacatttttctttttccatcaACTAGTCAAGTACTTCTCATACTTCACAGTATGACTATTGTGTAAAGGCAACAATGTTGgataatgtaaaattatttgCTACTACTATTTGTAAGTCTACATTGTAATTACAGAgacaatagtactaaaaatataataataataataataataatgtattattattatatcgtTACACCTTCTCCCTATCTCTTTACTATTGTGAATATTCTTTTATCATTCCTTATCTGATTAGGACTATGTATCCCTAATTCCTTATTTGAGTAGGATTATTTGTATCCTTTAAATAATCATTATATGTACTTTGCATAGTTAAATTATTCAATAGTAATAATCTTTCCACTTTCCCATTTAGAGCTAGCTACAATCCCTTCATTTTTCCTTCCGCAACTAGCCAAAACATTTCGCCATTTCTCTACATATGGCTTCTCATACTACGCCATGCATTGCAGCTTTATCATGTTTGTTTGTCCTTCTCTCCTTCTTCTCGTAATGCCAAGCCCAATTGTCCCCTACATTTTACGAAAACACATGCCCTAACGCTCCCAATTGTCCCCTACATTTTACGAAAACACATGCCCTAACGCTCTCAACATCATTCGCACTGCCGTAAGACAAGCCATGTCCACTGAGCGTCGCATGGCTGCTTCCTTGGTTCGTCTCCATTTCCACGACTGCTTTGTCCAGGGTTGCGATGCTTCTATCTTATTGGACGAGTCACCGACCATCAAGAGCGAAAAGACAGCGTTGCCCAACCTTGGCTCTGTCAGGGGTTATGATGTAATAGAGGCTGCAAAGGGCGAGCTAGAGAAAGCTTGTCCCGGTATCGTATCTTGTGCTGATGTATTGTCTGTGGCTGCACGTGATGCGACTGTTGCTGTGGGAGGTCTGTCTTGGACAGTGAAGCTGGGAAGAAGAGATTCCACCATGACTAGTCGTACCATAGATCTCCCTAGCCCTTTCGCTAATCTAGATATGCTTATATCCAGCTTTGCAAGCAAAGGCCTTAATACAAGAGACATGGTTGCCTTGTCTGGTGCACATACTCTTGGCCAAGCTCAATGCTTCCTATTTCGTGATAGAATATATGGCAACCGTACTGACATTGATGCCGGTTTTGCTAACACTAGAAGACGAAATTGTCCAAAAGacactggaaatggaaattTGCCACTCCTTGATTTGGTGACACCGAATTCATTTGATAACAACTACTATAAGAACCTATTGCAAAAGAAAGGTCTGCTTCAATCGGATCAAAGTCTATTCAACGGTGGAGCAACTGACAGTATTGTTTCAGAGTACGCAAGGAGTCCTCAAGCATTCCAAGTAGATTTCGCATCAGCAATGATTAAAATGTCTGAAATTCAGCCGCTCACAGGTCAAAATGGGATCTTTAGGAAGATATGCAGTGCTTTGAACTagcttcatttcttcaatttagttcttcttctccatcaaattaattaatgtatttattttcttcataactgcaatactaaatcatgaataaagtattatattttatactgaTTCATTTCACAAATAAAGATACGTGAGACATTATGATGCCAGTGTGACCCATAATTGATCGATACAAATGgttatttttcaataaatcaATACGAAAATGGTAACTCatcaataaatttattaaatattacatcaGCAATGAATTTTATACACAAACACAATGAACTTATGCACGGAAAGGATATGAAGTATTGAAGTATAACGTATGCGCCTTTTGGTCGCATTTTACTGTAATTGAGAAAATTAATAGCAGGCAGGGTATAAAGTATGAACTCAACGGAACTTCCTCCAGAATCTTTCCCTCACTGTCGATGAGAGCAGCTCCGGCTtgtttgcttcttcttcttcctcaacaTTTCGTCGAATAGCTCCACTGCGCAGGTCTATTCTCTCTCCTCtactctctttctctctctctccctccccgCAAATAGCTGCTTGCGTATCTTCACTTTCCGCCGTCAGTATATGTTGATTATTGATGCGCCAAATTCTTGCATCTTTCATTCACTTGTGTATATACGAATGTGCGCCTTGCCTTGATACAGCTACTGTAAGAGAGCCTTGGTTTCGATTGCAGACGGGGAATTTTCGAGATTTTGTTGTTTACTGGTCTGTTATTGGCTTATGCTTTACACCATTGTTAATTAAATCATGCTGCAAGAAGAGACTTGATTAGTTCAACTACTCGTGTGAATTTATTGCCGTGGGGTTTTATTTTTAGCGATACTGAATCGCGGGCTCTATGTGAAGGGGCATTTGTAGTAAAGAAAAGTACTCTTTTTCTCCAATTGGATTATTTTAAGTGCCCCAAGGGACTTTTTGTTATGTAATTTAATCTCTCTGGTCTGTCTGTTGCTTTAATTGACCATACAAGGACAGGGAAAGGAAAAGAGGATTTTTTGTTTTCCCCCAGTTTTAAGCTCAATTTTTAGTTCAGTTGGTAGTTGGTACTAATAACATTGTTAAAGGGAAATTAAATGATGCATACATTATACGGAGTACAAgatagttttaaaattgtaatttaatcTCTCTTTACAATCCAATACTTTGCACTTTGCAGTGAATTAATGGGATCCCCGGCTTGGTTCCCTCAGGAAATGCAATCTTCAACTCCGCAGACCTCTGTTACAAGTTCATCAACTGCTGGACTATCTTCAGACCCTTTGCCTATGACTGCCATCCCTCCTCCCATTGCAAGAACTTCTTCAAATAATGGAATGAGTCCATCAATAGATTCATCTAGAGACATTGCCCAACAAAAAGCTACTGGCCCCCCTGGATATGGTGTCACTCTACTTCCTATGTCATATGTAAACGTTGTTGCCCTTTCTGGAAACTTTCAATGGTTATCCTTAATTCAGGAGGTGCTAAATTGGGAAGATTTTAAAACTATTACTCTGTGTGTGTAGGCCATGAAGCCAAATTCACAAATTCCTGCGGGACCTCTCCAACCACCAGTCCCTGGAAATTCTTTGTTTTCATATAACATTTCTCATCCAACTACTGGCATGACTGGTGCTCCACAATTTCCAACTAGCATGGTGAGGATCTTTTGTTGCTGAtagtaaaattttcaataattgaaGCTTCTATCTGAGAAGAATGTTTCAATTTGTTTAAAACTGCATTCTGCAACTAGAATACTAGATTTTGGTAACTTCATATGCATATTTGTCTTCTTTAAGCTGTCGATACTATAAAATGGCAATGTCTTGATGCACTGTAGGTTTTAGTAGATAACCTCTATTGCTTAAGAGCCAACTCTTCCCATCTAAAAACTGCATGAACTATATTATGTTGTTTTGATAAGGAGTTGTCCTTCTTCCTCACATACTTTGATggcacatacatatacatgtgcgaatatacattattcaaaTGTAGTATGCCTTTTGATCAGAGTTAGTTTTGTCAGTGGTGTTGGTATGCCCAATGATTTGTTCTTGTATATTGCAATATCCATTACAGCAGGCGCGTACTCgtgcacacacacatatatagcaGGACAGTATCTTACACATAATCTTTTGTACAATTTTATGGCTATCCAAGAAAATACCAACCTTTCTAACATGACCTGGCTTGGCCTGCAACAGATCCACTGTTTGCACTATTTTTATGAGATTAGTGGTTTTGAATAAGAATAACCCAATCGGAAGTAGTTCAACAGAGTATGGGCACTTTTTAACTAGAAATTCTTCCAGGCTTTGACGGTTTGACCCACCTGTTCTGGCATGTAGTCCCTGCGTCCAATATCTGTTTGTTGAAGTCATCAAGCTTGCTCTTTTGGCAAACATTCTGAGCATAGGGGTTTTGTACTATCATGGGCTGAATCATATGATCCTTAGATTGGGACTTGTAGTGCAACTGTGACTACATGCAATATCACTAATCCTTTTGAAGCATCAACTTTATCTGGGTGAATTAATTATAGACAGTCTGGCATAAAGTGCTGTTCAACTTTGTGCCATATGTGCAACTGCATGAGATTCTGCTATTACAGAAATTCTCTGGTAAGatattataaactaaattgcatgCATGTTGTACTAAACAATCTATGTGATAAATTGACTGGTAAATGCTTCAAATTTCtctgaagttgggaaatgttgATATTGTTGGTAAATAATTTGATTGCTTAAAGCAATGACCAAATATATTTGACCATTCTGTTTTAAGTAAATGCAAACTAGCCTGAATTAGTTTGAATACATCTAAAGAATTGTTTTGAATAAATGACTCCATACATTATGTTCTTAAGGATAAGCAGTGAATAAAACAGAACTATCCATGAATCCAACTAATTTGGGTTTGTTTTTTCTGTTTGCAGGATATGAGGACTGGGATTACACCAGAAACAGGAGTAACAGGACTATCTTTTGCTACTCAGTCTGTTCCCCAGCAAGCTAGTCCAAGTTTTCCAACATCTAATGCTACCACACCAACTTTAAGTATGATTCCTGCCCCATCTTTTCAGATGCCTTCTGGAGTTCCTAAAGCTCCTGCAACACCTGGTCCTCCTGGAATAGGTTCAACTATACCATTGTCTTCTAGTACAAATGCTCCATTTTCATCTGGAGATTCTTCTCAATCTCTGAGGCCCATTATACCACAAGCTCCTTTTCTGTCTAATCCACCCATTCAGCAGCAGGCATATACTCCATATAACTCTGTTTCTGCTTTGCAAACCCCTCCTCAGGGACCATGGTTGCATGCACCTGCTAGTGGCTTGGTAAGATCACCATTGCCAGTGTATCCTGCTTCCCTAACTGGTCCCTTTCCTATGCTGGCTGGTAGTATGCTGCATTCTTCTGCTACATTCCCTGACACTCAACCTCCTGGGGTTTCAACTGTGGCTGCACCACCTGGAGCGTCTGCATCTACAACTTCAGCTCCCCAATCAATACCTAGTTCAGGGATGCAGGCAGAGTTTCCTCCTGGAGTTGGTCTGCACAAAATTCATGTTGATAATTTGCTTTTGATTCATTATgtcatgtatttttttttcttcatttcagaGTAgataactttttgttttttaatgattGTTCTTTATGCCAGATGTTAGTAGACATGAAAATGATGTTGTGACAAGAGGTGTAGCTGTAAACAGTAAGAATCTTGATGCTTGGACAGCCCATCGGACAGAAACAGGAACTGTATACTATTACAATGCTTTAACTGGAGTATCTACTTATGAGAAACCTGCTGGGTTTAAAGGAGAGGTATTAATCACTAAGTTGTTGGCCCTTAGCATTATGCATTTAGTCAAATCTTCTCTGGTGTTTAGCGTATCAACAATGATCtagtaataatgtaatatctCCTGAACCTGGTAAAACTGTTTAatgtttgattttgattttgtctCCACCAGGATAATATTATGTTGCTCACTTCTTCTATACTTGCCCTTTGCTTCAAAAGCTGTATTACTTGCTTAGGAGGTCTATCGATTAATTTATCTTGTGAGTATATACATTATAATTTGTTACCTGTGTTCTAGGATAGGCCTTAGGGTGTACTATCGTTGTCTCATGTCTTACACTGGATGTTTGGTCTGATTGAAATTGCCCACAAATGTAGTGTGAatggttttttttgtttttttgtttgtttgttttttttttttaaataaataataataataaaaaattattattattattatttttcctgaTCCTTTATTCTTATGAAATAAAGAACTGAAATTTCCTCAGGTTATAAAATAAATCTTAGTATGATTCTAAGTCAGTTGCCAACAAGAAGGCATGGACAGGGAAATTCAAAAGTGAAATAAGCTCAGAAACTACTCCAAAACTAATGACCTAGCCCAGTCTTCGAATATCAACTTGACCAGTTTCTGCCTTATATTCTGTCACTAATTAATTGAACTTATGCAAATAAGTTGAATGTATATTATGGAGTAATAAAGTATATTGGAACTACTGTTAAGCACAAACATTTGAATTTTGATGTTGTGAATAAAAGTGCATCTACAGTAGTTAGTTTGATACCATTTATTTTGCAACACAAGGAGTGTTAAGTTTCTAAGTTTTGTTACTTTGATAATTGCTTGATTTCTGGAGCATGAACCCAGATGCTTTGACAAAGTTTGGCCATGAATTCAAGTTCATCAATATGACAATGCATGCATGTCATTGATCTTATTGCTGCCATACTTCATCTCTTGATAATTGTATTCTTTCCTATATGCAGCCCGAGAAAGTAATTGCACAACCAACTCCAGTTTCATGGTAAATACTTTGTCCTTtgaaaaatattacggagtatatctGATGCtgagttgttgttgttgtttttttttttttttttttttttttttttttttttttttttttttttttttttttNNNNNNNNNNNNNNNNNNNNNNNNNNNNNNNNNNNNNNNNNNNNNNNNNNNNNNNNNNNNNNNNNNNNNNNNNNNNNNNNNNNNNNNNNNNNNNNNNNNNNNNNNNNNNNNNNNNNNNNNNNNNNNNNNNNNNNNNNNNNNNNNNNNNNNNNNNNNNNNNNNNNNNNNNNNNNNNNNNNNNNNNNNNNNNNNNNNNNNNNNNNNNNNNNNNNNNNNNNNNNNNNNNNNNNNNNNNNNNNNNNNNNNNNNNNNNNNNNNNNNNNNNNNNNNNNNNNNNNNNNNNNNNNNNNNNNNNNNNNNNNNNNNNNNNNNNNNNNNNNNNNNNNNNNNNNNNNNNNNNNNNNNNNNNNNNNNNNNNNNNNNNNNNNNNNNNNNNNNNNNNNNNNNNNNNNNNNNNNNNNNNNNNNNNNNNNNNNNNNNNNNNNNNNNNNNNNNNNNNNNNNNNNNNNNNNNNNNNNNNNNNNNNNNNNNNNNNNNNNNNNNNNNNNNNNNNNNNNNNNNNNNNNNNNNNNNNNNNNNNNNNNNNNNNNNNNNNNNNNNNNNNNNNNNNNNNNNNNNNNNNNNNNNNNNNNNNNNNNNNNNNNNNNNNNNNNNNNNNNNNNNNNNNNNNNNNNNNNNNNNNNNNNNNNNNNNNNNNNNNNNNNNNNNNNNNNNNNNNNNNNNNNNNNNNNNNNNNNNNNNNNNNNNNNNNNNNNNNNNNNNNNNNNNNNNNNNNNNNNNNNNNNNNNNNNNNNNNNNNNNNNNNNNNNNNNNNNNNNNNNNNNNNNNNNNNNNNNNNNNNNNNNNNNNNNNNNNNNNNNNNNNNNNNNNNNNNNNNNNNNNNNNNNNNNNNNNNNNNNNNNNNNNNNNNNNNNNNNNtttttttttttttttttttttttttttttttttttttttttttttttttttttttttttttttttaatatctattTGACTATTTCAGGGaatataaatacacacacacacacacacaaagataATTTATGTCAGTGATAATAGAGATAGGAAAAAACACTAATACTGAGAAGAAAAGGTCGTGAGAATCTAGACTCTCTGTACTTCATTATATAGGAGTATGTAGAAAGCAGTTAAGGTGATATGGATAATACAATTGGCCTGTACAACTAGGGGTTTTCTATATCTCAAGTTCTCAACTATTGCATCTGAGCATATAAGAAAGATAATGATAACCATTCAGTACAGGTATACTGACAGCTATGATACTTATATCATATGATGAATTATCATTAATTGTATGCCATACATCTGGCATTGTCTCCTAATGAATGTTCAATGATCTAGTCtgaatttttctttatttccttCTGTTCATCTTACATTGgtagttataaaattatttatttttattaaactatATCTATTTCATATTATTTGTTACAAAATGCAAGTCATTGGCATTTTGAGTATTGCAATGCCATATGTGTTGCATGAAGGTGAGGCATCCCATTGCAATGCCATTATTTGAAAAGGTGGAGGCTCAAGGCCAGATGTTTAATTCTCATGTCCCTGcaaatatatctattttttaatttgaataatattttaaaattactattGAAATTCTCCAAAGGAGAAGCAACCCATGAACAGAGGGTGTACTTACTGGCTTTACAGCATAACCGACTTGCGAAAGGTTCATGTGTCACCCATTTCCTAAGTAAAGTGCTAGAAAATTAAGAGGATTTGCAGATTTTGTAATTTATCACATGCTAGAAATTCAAAGGTCATGAACTTAAGCTTCCACCTTACTAGTATGTGGTCGCCGTTCACCACCTGCTGTGTCAAATTATTATATCTTAACTGACAGTACCCAGAAAGAGACACTTACGATTCACAGTCACCTTAAAGAGAGTAAATTCTTTTTAGACAAAATGCTTTACTGGATGAGGTTGGCTTTTAGACAAATGGCTTTGCTTTGTACGAGGTTCCAAGGCATGTTTTCTTTTAGTAGTTTATGTGCTTCTAGCCTTCTACTCattgtgatttattttttaaaaatttattttcgtttttttctttttcttgttctgAACTAAGTAATAAGTTTTTCTCCTTTTGTGTTGGAAGTCCCTAGGTTCCATTcttctaattatttttcttgcaTAATTACAATCAGGGAAAGGTTGTATGGTACAGATTGGGCATTGATCACTACTAATGATGGCAAAAGATATTACTACAATACTAAAACTAAGGTATGGTTAATCAAGTTGGTTATTGTTCTTGTTTGTTTTTCATATATGAGGTGTGCTACATAGCACCATCATGTTTATTGTATTTTCATGTGAAAGTCATTAGCACACATTATTGGCTTCACCTTttgtcacacacacacactctgaATCCATTTCCTGCATCTGCATCCAGAACCTTTAAGGGTGATATTGACATTTAAGAAAGTCGAAATCACCTTCATGTTGGCGCTTCTACTTTCCTGTCTAATATCAACTTCATTAGCAATCAAGGCTAATGGAGAAAAGTGATGAAGCTAAAAATAATGATTGATGCTGAAAACTTTTCTGATATTTTGCCATGCATTAGCTACATATGAACTGGAAAATTTTGGATGCTCCTATAAAATGGAGAAAAGCGATTTCCATAACATTGGTTACTCTATGAAATTGAATCTCTTTAAGTGGTTGTACATTTATTTGCTTATGGTCCTAAATAACTTATTTTAGCAGTGACTTCTAATTAACTCCCTCTCGTTTCGTAATCAGTTGAGCAGCTGGCAAATTCCTGTTGAGGTGGCAGAGCTAAAACAGAGGTTAGATTCTGATGCATTGAAAGCCCAAGCAATGCCCATGGCAAACACCAATGTGCAACCTGAAAAAGAATCTGCTCCATTGCTTACCCCAGCAATTAACACTGGTGGTCGTGATGCCGCAACTTTGAGGCCATCAGGCATGCAGGGAACATCTTCAGCACTGGATCTCATAAAGAAGAAGTTGCAGGATTCTGGATCACCTGCTACTATTCCAACAACTCCTGCTCTGTCAGGAGCATCAGATCTAGATGGAATTAAAGCAGGGGATTCTACTGTTAGAGGTCCACAAAAAGAAAATAGCAAAGATAAGTCAAAAGATACTAATGATGATGGTAATTTGTCAGAATCAACTTCCGATTCTGAAACTGAAGACAGTGGGCCCACCAAGGAGGAGCTCATCATTCAATTCAAGGTATACTAGTCTCTGAAgattttcatggtttgcattttGTACCCCATTTTTATGAACTCACTCTATGGCTGTCCTTTGGTTTTTGATTTACGGTTGCCTTTGTGTATAATACATGCACTTTCCATCATTTAGATGCATGCTTTACTTTGGTTTTCTTACCAGGGTAGTTCTCTTGATCTTCCTAAGTTCTTTGGTTTTCTTGTTGACATTCTAAA contains these protein-coding regions:
- the LOC116014870 gene encoding lignin-forming anionic peroxidase-like, with the translated sequence QLSPTFYENTCPNALNIIRTAVRQAMSTERRMAASLVRLHFHDCFVQGCDASILLDESPTIKSEKTALPNLGSVRGYDVIEAAKGELEKACPGIVSCADVLSVAARDATVAVGGLSWTVKLGRRDSTMTSRTIDLPSPFANLDMLISSFASKGLNTRDMVALSGAHTLGQAQCFLFRDRIYGNRTDIDAGFANTRRRNCPKDTGNGNLPLLDLVTPNSFDNNYYKNLLQKKGLLQSDQSLFNGGATDSIVSEYARSPQAFQVDFASAMIKMSEIQPLTGQNGIFRKICSALN
- the LOC116016622 gene encoding pre-mRNA-processing protein 40C isoform X1, with protein sequence MGSPAWFPQEMQSSTPQTSVTSSSTAGLSSDPLPMTAIPPPIARTSSNNGMSPSIDSSRDIAQQKATGPPGYGVTLLPMSYVNAMKPNSQIPAGPLQPPVPGNSLFSYNISHPTTGMTGAPQFPTSMDMRTGITPETGVTGLSFATQSVPQQASPSFPTSNATTPTLSMIPAPSFQMPSGVPKAPATPGPPGIGSTIPLSSSTNAPFSSGDSSQSLRPIIPQAPFLSNPPIQQQAYTPYNSVSALQTPPQGPWLHAPASGLVRSPLPVYPASLTGPFPMLAGSMLHSSATFPDTQPPGVSTVAAPPGASASTTSAPQSIPSSGMQAEFPPGVDVSRHENDVVTRGVAVNSKNLDAWTAHRTETGTVYYYNALTGVSTYEKPAGFKGEPEKVIAQPTPVSWERLYGTDWALITTNDGKRYYYNTKTKLSSWQIPVEVAELKQRLDSDALKAQAMPMANTNVQPEKESAPLLTPAINTGGRDAATLRPSGMQGTSSALDLIKKKLQDSGSPATIPTTPALSGASDLDGIKAGDSTVRGPQKENSKDKSKDTNDDGNLSESTSDSETEDSGPTKEELIIQFKEMLKERGVAPFSKWEKELPKIVFDPRFKAIPSYSERKALFEHYVKTRADEERKEKRAAQKAAVEGFKQLLEEAKEDINHNTDYQTFKKKWGNDPRFEALDRKERDALFNERVLFLKRVAQEKAQAARATVISDFKSMLREKGDITSNTRWSKVKDNLRNDPRYKAVKHEDREVLFNEYLSELKAAEEETARVAKAKYDEEEKLKERERALRKRKEREEQELERVRLKTCRKEAVESYQALLVETIKDPQASWTESKPKLEKDPQGRAANPHLDQSDLEKLFREHIKTLYERCAQEFRALLIATITTDTAAQETEDGKTVLNSWSTAKQLLKADPKYAKMPRKDRESLWRRHVEDIQRRQKLANEQEADKSRNRSSGDSSKFLAGSKRAERR
- the LOC116016622 gene encoding pre-mRNA-processing protein 40C isoform X2, translated to MGSPAWFPQEMQSSTPQTSVTSSSTAGLSSDPLPMTAIPPPIARTSSNNGMSPSIDSSRDIAQQKATGPPGYGVTLLPMSYAMKPNSQIPAGPLQPPVPGNSLFSYNISHPTTGMTGAPQFPTSMDMRTGITPETGVTGLSFATQSVPQQASPSFPTSNATTPTLSMIPAPSFQMPSGVPKAPATPGPPGIGSTIPLSSSTNAPFSSGDSSQSLRPIIPQAPFLSNPPIQQQAYTPYNSVSALQTPPQGPWLHAPASGLVRSPLPVYPASLTGPFPMLAGSMLHSSATFPDTQPPGVSTVAAPPGASASTTSAPQSIPSSGMQAEFPPGVDVSRHENDVVTRGVAVNSKNLDAWTAHRTETGTVYYYNALTGVSTYEKPAGFKGEPEKVIAQPTPVSWERLYGTDWALITTNDGKRYYYNTKTKLSSWQIPVEVAELKQRLDSDALKAQAMPMANTNVQPEKESAPLLTPAINTGGRDAATLRPSGMQGTSSALDLIKKKLQDSGSPATIPTTPALSGASDLDGIKAGDSTVRGPQKENSKDKSKDTNDDGNLSESTSDSETEDSGPTKEELIIQFKEMLKERGVAPFSKWEKELPKIVFDPRFKAIPSYSERKALFEHYVKTRADEERKEKRAAQKAAVEGFKQLLEEAKEDINHNTDYQTFKKKWGNDPRFEALDRKERDALFNERVLFLKRVAQEKAQAARATVISDFKSMLREKGDITSNTRWSKVKDNLRNDPRYKAVKHEDREVLFNEYLSELKAAEEETARVAKAKYDEEEKLKERERALRKRKEREEQELERVRLKTCRKEAVESYQALLVETIKDPQASWTESKPKLEKDPQGRAANPHLDQSDLEKLFREHIKTLYERCAQEFRALLIATITTDTAAQETEDGKTVLNSWSTAKQLLKADPKYAKMPRKDRESLWRRHVEDIQRRQKLANEQEADKSRNRSSGDSSKFLAGSKRAERR
- the LOC116016472 gene encoding AP-5 complex subunit beta-1, whose product is MSSQSQLKPLSPQEWESLIDDYNHGGTRLFRWTAAHYSGTLLFELALSSIVRKDLPLNLKLHLLIFLEEHSSTVIPSAAAAASFSRLIETLRSVVQSPNDGVSITFPLKEQFLISTTSIFVTSNANGDSGSNTISSGLVPQFECLIELLLTIINRPNHSVDRQTRSVTCDCLRELEIAFPCLLSDVASQLWSLSQSERTHAGQSYALLLATVVSNIVKLKPNASFTNASMPLVPFNVPSFVIDDADNNATGEDKHSTEKQISDLSNKDLKRVVAFLLEWPHNLTSWGLLEFMDKILPVAAALDLQASLLKVQFSGLLSTYDPLLWHAYLVMCLRFLDSFEGQELEITRRLLLLSKESQHHLVFRLLVLHWLLGFVGLVLNRDEGKRGNVLEMSLSFYPAVFDPLALKSLKIDLLAYCSILVIKGNGVVSTETSPKVSVEKLFEDALVSVSAFKWLPPWSTETAVAFRAFHKFLIGASSHSEADSVSNRILTESTIFHTVQKTLVASMSEYKGMVPVTVTFIDRLLACHKHHLLGEHLLETFDEHLLPKLKLDYRLGSYFPILEKIAVSSKVSPSGLLEHLVKFMLFLIKKHGPDTGLRSWCHGSKVLGICRTMLMHHHSSKLFLGLSRLLAFTCLYFPDLEVRDNARIYLRMLICIPGKKLRDMLNSGDQLPGVSPSTHSSPFFTVQSPRFSHDLKKSRNISSYIHIERVIPLLVKQSWSLSLATLGIDNKKPGYLEAIRDTEPMSEHKEIDRNTDQSVSETYGTDRLPGVPEPLRVMDSKICQIVDMLRRHFSSIPDFRHMPGLRIKIPCSLWFESEPFNRIWGTSMAANEFDGVDALPAIYAAVLRFSSSAPYGTIPSYHIPFLLGQPPRSFNSFNENNSLEIVPVENSSYSPGAVEGFNTHVLIELEPREPVPSLVDIFIEANTASGQIIQGQLHSITVGIEDMFLKAIPPDDISGEAVPGYYVQLFNALWEACGTSTSTGRETFVLKGGKGVAAISGTRSVKLLEIPAASLIQSVEQCLAPFVVCVTGELLINTVKGGEVIRDIVWGDTSPDSSIDDVSTQETSVVGGPLYLKYLDDEDDGGGNAQITKKNMGCFQILIFLPPRFHLLFQMEVCDTSTLVRIRTDHWPCLAYIDDYLEALFCL